A stretch of the Diorhabda sublineata isolate icDioSubl1.1 chromosome 11, icDioSubl1.1, whole genome shotgun sequence genome encodes the following:
- the LOC130450157 gene encoding ecotropic viral integration site 5 ortholog isoform X4, whose amino-acid sequence MVLQKLVSTRYWYSRRSSKRVVSLSCLVSIDADGGYYPATPPAAMRLQEENLSSPSGGPANQIIAIETNNNRATGSELELLAKLEEANRLFESDAKSLNSLSGASATSGHSRKSSDTSQISLTSGTSSTQERAEDGGEEDLWVTWGHVVNDWENNWRKQNAQIRELVRRGIPLHFRPITWQLLCRATDSPEKKLYAEYIKTKSPCEKVIRRDIARTYPEHEFFKEKDGLGQESLFNVIKAYSLHDREVGYCQGSGFIVGLLLMQMPEEEAFAVLVRIMEDYRMRDMFKPSMAELGLCMYQLENLVAEYLPDLNRHFQSQNFHTSMYASSWFLTLFTTALSLPLACRIMDVFLSEGMEIIFKVALAMLTLGKDQLMSLDMEGMLKYFQKELPVQAETEPEALMQTAYEMKYNAKKMKKLEKEYIVIKTKEQEEMAELKRLRQENKQLRHRCEMLEEESKALADRLVKGQVSRAEEEETTFVVQRELEALRHTHLETTHQLALANERIRALSLMMEETHTSRQSSMEEITLKQEQLLQREEMIECLQEELVKVRLRKAEDDAIIRDLRSRIHELEEDKKTLRETTPDNSVAHLQEELIAVKLREAEANLSLKDLRHRVSELSDQWQKHLQVNENRSDFDSVYCIRVSQDHKQDPPPPPDPLSTPKKLLFGKLGHNETQKLEEELMTTRIREMETLTEVKELRLKVMELETQVQVSTNQLRRQDEEIKKQMELLECAEMKKKEAAARLLEEQRRYSDLESKMKDELMRAKISDAEKTQTVATLMQQIGQLELKSQEIATEGELRIHSVDASDKVRELQDKVADLQAEFPTPITSPDTEPWRWLES is encoded by the exons atggtattgCAAAAATTGGTATCTACGAGATATTGGTATTCGAGAAGATCGAGCAAGCG GGTGGTTTCGTTGAGTTGCCTGGTATCTATAGATGCCGATGGCGGCTATTATCCGGCCACGCCGCCCGCAGCCATGAGGCTACAGGAGGAGAATTTATCGTCGCCGTCCGGGGGCCCCGCCAACCAAATAATCGCCATCGAAACCAACAACAATCGCGCCACCGGCTCCGAACTGGAGCTATTAGCAAAACTGGAAGAGGCCAACAGACTCTTCGAGTCGGACGCCAAATCGCTCAATTCGTTGAGCGGGGCTTCGGCGACGTCCGGACATTCTCGAAAGAGTTCCGATACGTCTCAGATATCTCTAACGTCAG GGACGAGTTCGACTCAGGAACGGGCAGAAGACGGAGGCGAAGAGGACCTGTGGGTCACTTGGGGTCATGTAGTTAACGATTGGGAGAATAATTGGAGGAAACAGAACGCGCAAATAAGGGAGTTGGTCCGTAGGGGTATACCCCTACATTTTAGGCCGATAACATGGCAGTTGTTGTGCAGAGCCACCGATTCGcccgaaaaaaaattgtacgcCGAATATATAAAG ACAAAATCCCCCTGCGAAAAAGTCATAAGACGCGATATAGCCAGAACCTATCCGGAACacgaatttttcaaagaaaaagacGGACTAGGCCAAGAATCTCTCTTCAACGTTATAAAAGCTTATTCTCTACACGATCGAGAAGTAGGATATTGTCAAGGTTCAGGTTTCATAGTGGGATTGCTTCTGATGCAG ATGCCGGAAGAGGAAGCGTTCGCCGTTTTGGTGCGGATAATGGAGGATTACCGGATGCGAGACATGTTCAAGCCCAGCATGGCCGAATTGGGGCTGTGCATGTACCAATTGGAGAACCTCGTCGCCGAATACCTGCCGGATTTGAATCGACATTTCCAATCGCAAAATTTCCACACTTCCATGTACGCTTCCAGTTGGTTCCTCACCCTTTTCACAACGGCCCTATCGTTGCCATTGGCGTGCAGGATCATGGACGTTTTTCTTTCCGAAGGAATGGAGATCATATTTAAGGTGGCTCTGGCCATGTTGACGTTGGGAAAGGACCAACTCATGTCTCTAGATATGGAAGGAATGTTGAAG TATTTCCAAAAAGAACTTCCCGTTCAAGCTGAGACAGAACCAGAGGCTTTAATGCAAACCGCTTACGAAATGAAATATAACgcgaagaaaatgaagaaattggaGAAGGAATATATAGTTATTAAGACtaaagaacaagaagaaatgGCCGAATTGAAA AGATTGCGACAGGAAAACAAACAGTTGAGACACCGTTGCGAAATGTTGGAAGAAGAAAGTAAAGCGTTAGCCGACAGATTGGTGAAAGGACAAGTGAGCCGAGCCGAAGAAGAAGAAACCACTTTCGTCGTCCAAAGGGAGCTCGAAGCGTTGAGACACACCCATCTGGAAACTACCCACCAGCTCGCATTAGCCAACGAAAGGATTCGAGCTTTGTCGTTGATGATGGAAgaaact cACACTTCGCGCCAGTCTTCCATGGAAGAGATAACGCTGAAGCAAGAACAGCTTTTGCAAAGGGAAGAGATGATAGAATGTCTCCAGGAAGAGTTGGTGAAGGTCAGGCTGAGGAAAGCGGAAGACGACGCCATTATACGGGATCTCCGTTCGAGAATACACGAATTAGAAGAAGATAAGAAAACGCTGAGGGAAACGACGCCGGATAATAGCGTGGCGCATCTGCAAGAAGAATTGATCGCCGTGAAATTGAGGGAGGCCGAAGCCAATCTTTCTCTGAAAGATTTGAGACATCGAGTGTCGGAATTGAGCGATCAATGGCAGAAACATCTGCAGGTAAATGAGAACCGTTCGGATTTTGATTCGGTTTATTGTATTCGGGTTTCGCAGGACCATAAACAAGATCCGCCGCCGCCGCCCGATCCGCTTAGTACCCCCAAGAAACTTCTATTCGGTAAATTGGGACACAACGAAACGCAAAAGCTCGAAGAAGAATTGATGACAACTAGAATCAGGGAGATGGAAACGTTGACGGAAGTGAAAGAACTTCGTCTGAAG GTTATGGAATTAGAAACGCAGGTCCAAGTTAGCACCAATCAACTACGAAGACAAGACGAGGAAATTAAAAAGCAAATGGAACTGCTGGAATGCGCggaaatgaaaaagaaagagGCGGCAGCTCGGTTATTGGAAGAGCAACGCCGATACTCCGATCTCGAAAGTAAAATGAAAGACGAATTGATGAGAGCTAAAATAAGCGACGCGGAAAAAACTCAAACGGTCGCTACGCTGATGCAACAAATCGGACAATTGGAACTTAAA AGTCAAGAAATAGCCACTGAAGGTGAACTGAGGATCCATTCTGTTGACGCAAGCGATAAAGTCAGAGAGCTGCAAGACAAAGTGGCAGATCTACAAGCCGAG TTTCCCACGCCTATCACAAGCCCGGACACAGAGCCTTGGAGGTGGCTCGA GTCTTAA